One genomic window of Larimichthys crocea isolate SSNF unplaced genomic scaffold, L_crocea_2.0 scaffold779, whole genome shotgun sequence includes the following:
- the LOC113745455 gene encoding uncharacterized protein LOC113745455, protein MIVFCVTLLLLHQGYTLVPVTTVQLGEPVTFTCVSELNQRFHWYKQTAGENLKLIVSMRKNTSPVYGPDFSASRLEVKLNKNMSILTILKTKEEDEGMYHCAEVEWTKITWSATYLSLRGNTQRTSNYAVVQWSTVSDPVRPGDSVTLQCSVLSDSENKTCSEDHSVFWFRAGSDKSHPDIIYTDGNRHDQRDKSQKRCVYHFSKNVSSSDDGTYYCAVATCGEILFGNGSKVQIESKTSYELIALVVAVVCLIISVIGNIVFICYRTPRAGCEQFKGIESVSSQSRHDNSIPPVNDNTEGGDDLNYAALHLSGRKATRGRKKRETEERTDQFLKKLFEEHISCFYTDILQTLTFVI, encoded by the exons ATGATCGTGTTCTGTGTTacactgctgctccttcatCAAGGAT atACACTGGTTCCAGTGACCACAGTTCAACTCGGTGAACCTGTGACCTTCACATGTGTTTCTGAGTTGAACCAAAGATTTCATTGGTACAAGCAAACTGCTGGGGAAAATCTGAAATTAATTGTGTCAATGCGGAAAAATACAAGCCCTGTGTATGGACCAGACTTTTCTGCCTCGAGATTGGAagtaaaattaaataagaaCATGAGCATTCTGACTATTTTGAAGACgaaagaagaagatgagggaATGTATCACTGTGCAGAAGTGGAGTGGACTAAAATTACTTGGAGTGCAACCTATTTGTCGTTAAGAG GAAATACTCAGAGGACATCAAACTATGCTGTTGTTCAGTGGTCGACAGTATCTGATCCAGTCCGTCCAGGAGactcagtgactctgcagtgttcagtcctctctgactctgagaacAAGACGTGTTCAGAAGATCACAGTGTGTTCTGGTTCAGAGCCGGATCAGATAAATCTCATCCAGACATCATCTACACTGATGGAAACAGACATGATCAACGTGACAAGAGTCAGAAACGCTGTGTTTATCACTTCTCTAAGAACGTCAGCTCCTCTGATGATGGGACTTACTACTGTGCTGTGGCCACATGTGGGGAGATATTATTTGGAAATGGATCAAAAGTACAAATCG aGAGTAAAACAAGTTATGAGTTAATTGCGCTGGTGGTAGCAGTCGTCTGCCTGATCATTTCTGTGATtggaaatattgttttcatctgttacCGAACTCCAAGAGCAGGATGTGAACAATTTAAAG GAATAGAAAGCGTCTCTTCACAATCACGACACGACAACTCGATCCCACCAGTCAATGATAAT ACTGAAGGTGGAGATGATCTGAACTATGCTGCACTGCATTTATCTGGTAGAAAAGCtacaagaggaaggaagaagagagagactgaagaaa GAACAGATCAGTTCCTGAAGAAGTTGTTTGAGGAACACATCAGTTGTTTTTATACTGATATACTCCAAACACTGACATTCGTAATATAA